The Pseudarthrobacter sp. NS4 genome includes a window with the following:
- a CDS encoding S8 family serine peptidase produces the protein MSLRKRLECSIGVVLVVTAAVTLMAPPAMASTPTVAVDPLLWPGGNDKVLPSVSGTSQTPAPAPIPASAPSAEVLAPGPLIPVIEAPKETAGKGTAPTAAPLAGDSSRYLVSFHKGASVAEEAKSLRSQGVGVERTFSAAVQAAVITATKEQAASLAHSARVSAIELDAPVSLYETQQSPPWGLDRIDQESLPFSGTFTPPATGSGVNVYVIDTGVLAAHTDFGGRVTAGWTAIVDGRGSSDCNGHGTHVAGTIAGKSYGVAKAATIIPVRALACDGSGFYSDVIAGLDWIASHHAEGTPAVVNLSLGGPVSAVLDAAVRGVISDGVTAVVAAGNAAIDACNASPARVPEALTVAASDSSDRQASFSNHGSCVDLYAPGVGIQSAVHTSTTAIATMSGTSMASPHAAGAAAVALSLTPGSTPAGITTELTSAAISGLITNTSAGTPNRLLNTGTVPRLLAPSAAARDFTGDGMADLLSRDSSGVLWTYPGTGTGLFGWRIKVGEGWNVMTAISAAGDLTGDGKPDLTARDTNGTLWTYPGTGTGLFGWRIKVGEGWNVMTAISAAGDLTGDGKPDLTARDTNGTLWTYPGTGTGLFGWRIKVGEGWNVMTAISAAGDLTGDGKPDLTARDTNGTLWTYPGTGTGLFGWRIKVGEGWNVMTAISAAGDLTGDGKPDLTARDTNGTLWTYPGTGTGLYDSRIKVGDGWNVMTAIS, from the coding sequence ATGTCATTACGGAAACGCCTCGAGTGCTCGATTGGCGTCGTACTGGTTGTGACGGCTGCTGTTACGCTCATGGCCCCTCCGGCTATGGCAAGCACCCCGACGGTGGCGGTCGATCCGCTCCTCTGGCCCGGAGGAAACGACAAAGTGCTCCCGTCTGTCTCCGGCACGTCCCAGACACCGGCGCCGGCGCCTATCCCCGCGTCTGCCCCCTCTGCCGAGGTTCTCGCACCTGGACCGCTGATTCCCGTAATAGAGGCACCGAAAGAGACCGCTGGTAAGGGCACAGCCCCAACTGCCGCCCCCTTGGCCGGTGACAGTAGCCGGTACCTGGTCAGCTTCCATAAAGGTGCCAGCGTAGCTGAGGAGGCCAAGTCCCTACGCTCACAGGGGGTTGGCGTGGAAAGGACCTTCTCCGCAGCGGTACAGGCAGCGGTCATCACCGCCACCAAAGAACAGGCTGCCTCCCTGGCCCACTCTGCCCGGGTGTCCGCCATCGAACTCGACGCTCCCGTTTCCCTATACGAGACCCAGCAGTCGCCACCGTGGGGCCTGGACAGAATTGACCAGGAGTCACTCCCGTTCTCTGGCACCTTCACGCCACCAGCCACCGGATCGGGCGTGAATGTGTACGTTATCGACACTGGCGTGTTGGCTGCCCATACTGATTTCGGTGGCCGGGTAACTGCGGGCTGGACTGCAATTGTCGACGGCCGGGGCAGCAGCGACTGCAACGGCCACGGCACCCATGTGGCCGGAACCATCGCCGGAAAGTCCTATGGGGTAGCCAAAGCGGCCACCATCATTCCCGTGCGTGCCCTCGCCTGCGACGGCTCGGGCTTCTACTCCGACGTCATCGCTGGCCTTGACTGGATAGCGTCCCACCATGCTGAAGGAACACCCGCCGTGGTCAACCTCAGCCTTGGCGGTCCCGTCAGCGCTGTGTTGGACGCTGCTGTCCGGGGAGTCATCAGCGACGGCGTTACAGCTGTCGTGGCTGCCGGCAACGCCGCGATCGACGCCTGCAACGCTTCCCCGGCGCGGGTGCCTGAAGCCCTGACTGTCGCAGCGAGCGATTCCTCGGATCGACAGGCATCGTTCTCAAATCACGGGAGCTGTGTGGACCTGTACGCGCCCGGCGTCGGCATTCAGTCCGCTGTCCACACCTCGACGACGGCGATAGCCACAATGAGCGGGACCTCCATGGCGTCTCCGCACGCTGCAGGTGCTGCCGCCGTTGCCTTGTCCTTGACGCCTGGATCGACGCCGGCAGGGATAACTACCGAATTGACCTCCGCGGCTATTTCCGGTCTTATCACAAACACCTCAGCCGGTACCCCTAATCGCCTGCTCAACACCGGAACAGTCCCCCGATTGTTGGCTCCCTCTGCGGCAGCAAGGGACTTTACCGGCGACGGCATGGCCGACCTGCTGTCCCGGGACAGCAGCGGAGTCCTCTGGACCTACCCCGGGACCGGAACCGGCCTCTTCGGCTGGCGCATCAAAGTCGGCGAAGGCTGGAACGTCATGACCGCCATCAGCGCCGCCGGAGACCTCACCGGAGACGGCAAACCCGACCTCACCGCCCGCGACACCAACGGCACCCTCTGGACCTACCCCGGCACCGGAACCGGCCTCTTCGGCTGGCGCATCAAAGTCGGCGAAGGCTGGAACGTCATGACCGCCATCAGCGCCGCCGGAGACCTCACCGGAGACGGCAAACCCGACCTCACCGCCCGCGACACCAACGGCACCCTCTGGACCTACCCCGGCACCGGAACCGGCCTCTTCGGCTGGCGCATCAAAGTCGGCGAAGGCTGGAACGTCATGACCGCCATCAGCGCCGCCGGAGACCTCACAGGCGACGGCAAACCCGACCTCACCGCCCGCGACACCAACGGCACCCTCTGGACCTACCCCGGCACCGGAACCGGCCTCTTCGGCTGGCGCATCAAAGTCGGCGAAGGCTGGAACGTCATGACCGCCATCAGCGCCGCCGGAGACCTCACCGGAGACGGCAAACCCGACCTCACCGCCCGCGACACCAACGGCACCCTCTGGACCTACCCCGGCACCGGAACCGGCCTCTACGACTCCCGCATCAAAGTCGGCGACGGCTGGAACGTCATGACCGCCATCAGCTAA
- a CDS encoding HNH endonuclease signature motif containing protein produces the protein MGSAAVVRAFEDIHAALAVLAAEVADAGSGQFSVVDPLRGLADGCLDILAGVAGSEARMAALKAQAAAKYAECAQAVAPAALSPQAREMAVAAEVAGVLTIGERAAGALLTQARVLTTILPLTLAGLQDGSLSWAHAKAMVEETATLDPAGAAALEAHLLGLKADNPARGVAPGELVAHRFRHKARTWRERHHPESLEKRYAKGVADRRVEHRPDQDGMAWFNAYLPADTASAMWNRSTAIARGMQGPEEARTLPQLRADIFAVAVLRNGQGLGGGPADVPSPQAQVLVTVPVFSLLGLTDEPAVLDGHGPIPASMARRLVADGADSFHRVLVDPRDGAPLEIGRSSYRVTKTIRRWLQMRDAKCPFPGCSNHSLDNEADHVLAWHQGGTTGISNLGQPCPKHHRLKHASGWKPTTATKNEPPGWTSPTGRQYKSEHQDWEPPHWPQQLRLEPPEAASKAKRPYSAPRSAPYGHTDFVSVGLSLCQDGLERLLHPREDRA, from the coding sequence ATGGGAAGCGCAGCGGTGGTGCGGGCATTTGAGGACATCCATGCCGCTCTCGCTGTGCTTGCTGCGGAGGTAGCTGATGCGGGTTCGGGGCAGTTTTCGGTTGTGGATCCTTTGCGTGGTTTGGCGGATGGTTGCCTGGATATCCTTGCTGGTGTTGCGGGGTCGGAGGCGCGGATGGCGGCGCTGAAGGCCCAGGCTGCCGCAAAGTACGCGGAGTGCGCCCAGGCCGTGGCGCCGGCGGCTCTGTCGCCGCAGGCGCGGGAGATGGCGGTGGCTGCGGAGGTTGCCGGCGTGCTGACTATTGGTGAGAGGGCCGCGGGTGCCTTGCTGACCCAGGCCCGGGTGCTGACCACTATCTTGCCGCTGACGCTGGCGGGGTTGCAGGACGGGAGCCTGTCATGGGCGCACGCCAAGGCGATGGTCGAGGAAACCGCCACCCTGGATCCTGCCGGTGCCGCGGCGTTGGAGGCGCATTTACTGGGCCTGAAAGCAGATAACCCGGCCCGGGGTGTGGCTCCGGGTGAGCTGGTGGCTCACCGGTTCCGGCACAAGGCCCGGACCTGGCGCGAACGCCACCACCCGGAAAGTCTTGAGAAGCGCTATGCCAAAGGTGTGGCGGACCGGCGGGTTGAACACCGTCCGGATCAGGACGGGATGGCCTGGTTCAACGCCTACCTGCCGGCTGATACAGCGTCGGCGATGTGGAACCGCAGCACCGCCATCGCCCGGGGCATGCAGGGCCCGGAGGAGGCCCGCACCCTTCCCCAGCTCCGGGCTGATATCTTCGCCGTCGCGGTCCTCAGGAACGGCCAGGGCCTCGGCGGCGGCCCAGCGGACGTCCCCTCCCCGCAAGCCCAGGTGCTTGTTACCGTCCCGGTGTTTTCCCTGCTCGGTCTCACCGATGAACCGGCAGTGCTCGACGGGCACGGGCCCATCCCGGCTTCGATGGCAAGAAGACTCGTCGCGGACGGTGCGGACTCGTTTCACCGGGTCCTGGTTGACCCAAGGGACGGGGCGCCGCTGGAAATCGGCCGCAGCAGTTACCGGGTCACCAAGACCATCCGGCGCTGGCTGCAGATGCGGGACGCCAAGTGTCCGTTCCCCGGCTGCTCCAACCACTCCCTGGACAACGAAGCAGACCACGTCCTGGCCTGGCACCAGGGCGGAACCACCGGGATCAGCAACCTCGGCCAGCCCTGTCCCAAACATCACCGCCTCAAACACGCCAGCGGATGGAAACCAACAACGGCAACAAAGAACGAACCACCCGGCTGGACCTCACCCACCGGCAGACAATACAAAAGCGAACACCAGGACTGGGAACCACCCCACTGGCCCCAGCAACTAAGGCTCGAACCGCCTGAGGCGGCATCAAAGGCGAAGAGGCCGTATTCAGCACCACGCAGCGCTCCTTATGGCCACACGGATTTTGTGTCGGTCGGCCTATCACTGTGCCAGGACGGCCTGGAACGCCTCCTGCATCCCAGAGAGGACAGGGCCTAG
- a CDS encoding IS110 family transposase translates to MSRAAPIRRLRDLTRYRIDLVGARTAEKNRVEKLLEDACIKLSVVASDIFGVSGREMMAALIAGERNPKVLAQLARASMRKKISELEEAFSGHFDDHHRFLLARMLARIDGIDADITAVDEQIEVQLAPFAGAAEHLDEIPGIGPVAAAIILAEIGADMTRFPTAGHLCSWSKFSPGINSSAGKTKGNGSTGHGNRYLARVLGEAAVVAGKTDTFLGERYRRIARRRGRKRAIVAIGRSILVIVWHLLQDPNVRFRDLGADHFSRHTNPDTSKRNHVRQLEALGYTVTLTRAA, encoded by the coding sequence TTGTCCCGCGCCGCCCCGATCCGGCGGCTGCGGGACCTGACCCGGTACCGGATTGACCTCGTCGGGGCGCGGACGGCAGAAAAGAACCGGGTCGAAAAACTCCTTGAGGACGCGTGCATCAAACTCTCCGTCGTGGCTTCGGATATTTTCGGGGTGTCCGGCCGGGAGATGATGGCGGCGCTCATCGCCGGCGAACGGAATCCGAAAGTGCTCGCCCAGTTGGCGCGGGCAAGCATGCGGAAGAAGATCAGCGAACTCGAGGAGGCGTTCAGCGGCCACTTTGATGACCACCACCGCTTCCTGCTGGCACGGATGCTGGCCAGGATCGACGGGATCGATGCCGATATCACGGCGGTCGATGAACAGATCGAGGTGCAACTGGCCCCTTTCGCGGGGGCGGCGGAGCATCTGGATGAGATCCCGGGCATCGGCCCCGTCGCCGCCGCCATTATCCTGGCCGAAATCGGGGCCGACATGACCCGGTTCCCAACCGCGGGGCACCTCTGTTCCTGGTCGAAGTTCTCTCCAGGCATCAATTCCTCCGCCGGGAAGACTAAGGGCAACGGCTCGACCGGGCATGGCAACCGCTATCTCGCCCGGGTCCTGGGAGAGGCAGCCGTCGTGGCCGGAAAGACAGATACGTTCCTGGGCGAACGCTACCGAAGGATCGCCCGGCGACGAGGCAGGAAACGCGCCATAGTCGCCATCGGACGTTCCATCCTCGTCATCGTCTGGCACCTGCTGCAGGATCCCAATGTACGTTTCCGCGACCTCGGCGCCGATCACTTCAGCCGCCACACCAACCCCGATACCAGCAAACGCAACCACGTCCGCCAACTCGAAGCCCTCGGCTACACCGTCACCCTGACCCGGGCAGCCTAA
- a CDS encoding IS110 family transposase has product MLAESQDEEQIIARVAALDIGKAELVCCVRVPAVGNPQKRLQEVSTHSTMSRSLGELANHLVDLRIERVVMEATSDYWKPVFYLLEAHGLEPWLVNARDVRHLPGRPKTDVLDSVWLCKVAERQMLRPSFVPRRPDPAAAGPDPVPD; this is encoded by the coding sequence ATGCTGGCCGAATCCCAGGATGAGGAGCAGATCATTGCCAGGGTCGCGGCCCTGGATATAGGCAAAGCCGAACTCGTGTGTTGTGTCCGGGTCCCGGCGGTCGGGAACCCGCAGAAGCGGTTACAGGAGGTGTCCACGCATTCGACCATGAGCCGATCCCTGGGGGAACTGGCCAACCATCTGGTCGATCTCCGGATCGAGCGGGTGGTGATGGAGGCAACCTCCGATTACTGGAAGCCGGTGTTCTATCTCCTCGAGGCTCACGGGCTCGAACCGTGGCTGGTCAACGCGCGCGACGTTAGGCATCTGCCGGGACGTCCCAAAACCGACGTGCTCGACTCGGTCTGGCTGTGCAAAGTCGCCGAACGGCAGATGCTGCGGCCCAGTTTTGTCCCGCGCCGCCCCGATCCGGCGGCTGCGGGACCTGACCCGGTACCGGATTGA
- a CDS encoding 3-hydroxyacyl-CoA dehydrogenase family protein, whose product MNTSQRAPGLPAQIGVLGGGRMGAGIAHAFLVKGADVLVVERDEQSAEAARERVETAAAKSIERGATDANLDEMASRLAVGVDYDAFKGRQLVVEAVPEDWALKVTALRGIEERLADDAYLASNTSSLSVNGLAGQLERPENFLGLHFFNPVPASTLIEVVLGERTSPALAAAAKGWVEALGKTAVVVNDAPGFASSRLGVAIALEAMRMVEEGVASAEDIDAAMVLGYKHPTGPLRTTDIVGLDVRLGIAEYLHSTLGERFAPPQILRDKVARGELGRKTGKGFFDWSS is encoded by the coding sequence ATGAATACTTCCCAACGTGCTCCAGGCCTGCCCGCGCAGATTGGCGTCCTGGGCGGCGGCCGCATGGGTGCGGGAATCGCCCACGCCTTCCTGGTCAAGGGCGCCGACGTGCTGGTGGTCGAACGCGACGAACAGTCCGCCGAGGCTGCCCGTGAACGGGTTGAAACAGCCGCCGCGAAGAGCATCGAACGGGGCGCCACGGACGCCAACCTGGACGAGATGGCTTCCCGCCTGGCTGTCGGCGTGGATTACGACGCCTTCAAAGGCCGGCAGCTCGTGGTCGAGGCCGTGCCGGAGGACTGGGCCCTGAAGGTCACAGCGCTCCGGGGCATTGAGGAACGGCTGGCCGACGACGCATACCTGGCGTCCAATACGTCGTCGCTGTCCGTCAATGGCCTGGCCGGTCAGTTGGAACGGCCGGAAAACTTCCTGGGCCTGCATTTCTTCAACCCGGTGCCTGCGTCCACCCTTATCGAAGTGGTGCTCGGCGAACGCACCTCCCCCGCCCTCGCCGCTGCGGCAAAGGGGTGGGTGGAGGCACTCGGCAAGACCGCCGTCGTCGTGAATGATGCCCCCGGGTTCGCGTCCTCGCGCCTGGGCGTAGCGATCGCCCTTGAGGCGATGCGCATGGTGGAGGAGGGTGTTGCCTCTGCGGAGGACATCGACGCCGCCATGGTCCTGGGTTATAAGCACCCCACCGGGCCCCTCAGGACCACTGACATCGTGGGGCTGGATGTCCGGCTGGGCATCGCGGAGTACCTGCACTCCACGCTGGGGGAGCGCTTCGCCCCGCCGCAGATCCTCAGGGACAAGGTGGCGCGCGGCGAACTGGGCCGCAAGACCGGCAAGGGTTTTTTTGACTGGTCCAGCTAG
- a CDS encoding enoyl-CoA hydratase/isomerase family protein has protein sequence MPDAVDLSAEKFHALLVEERGDRVVVLLNRPEVRNAIDQQMVDELHIVCTALEQNPKVLIIAGVDGVFASGADIAQLRERRRDDALQGINSTIFVRIAKLPLPVIAALDGYCLGGGAELAYAADFRIGTPSVRIGNPETGLGILAAAGASWRLKELVGEPIAKQILLAGRVLDAGEALAATLITEIHDAGSLLEAAHSLADRIGRQDPLAVRITKSVFHAPAEAHPLIDQLAQGILFESQAKFDRMQKFLDRNAEKKAGRAATDETGKKN, from the coding sequence ATGCCGGACGCAGTGGACCTGTCAGCCGAAAAGTTCCATGCGCTCCTGGTGGAGGAACGCGGCGACCGCGTGGTGGTGCTGCTCAACCGGCCCGAGGTGCGCAACGCCATCGACCAGCAAATGGTGGACGAGCTGCATATTGTCTGCACCGCCCTTGAGCAGAATCCCAAAGTCCTGATCATCGCCGGCGTGGACGGCGTCTTTGCCTCCGGTGCGGACATAGCCCAGTTGCGTGAGCGGCGCAGGGATGACGCGCTGCAGGGCATCAACTCCACTATCTTCGTCCGGATCGCAAAGCTCCCCCTGCCCGTCATCGCCGCCCTGGACGGCTACTGCCTCGGCGGCGGGGCGGAGCTCGCGTACGCCGCGGACTTCCGGATCGGGACGCCCAGCGTCCGCATCGGCAACCCGGAGACCGGGCTTGGCATCCTTGCCGCGGCCGGCGCCAGTTGGCGGCTCAAGGAACTGGTGGGGGAGCCGATCGCCAAGCAGATCCTCCTCGCCGGCCGGGTCCTCGATGCCGGGGAGGCCCTGGCAGCCACCCTCATTACCGAAATACATGACGCGGGCAGCCTCCTGGAGGCAGCACACAGCCTCGCGGACCGCATTGGCCGGCAGGACCCGCTGGCTGTCCGGATCACCAAGTCCGTATTCCATGCCCCGGCGGAAGCCCATCCCCTCATCGACCAGCTGGCCCAAGGCATCCTCTTTGAGTCCCAGGCCAAGTTCGACAGAATGCAGAAATTCCTCGACAGGAATGCCGAAAAGAAAGCCGGCCGGGCGGCCACGGACGAGACCGGAAAGAAGAACTGA
- a CDS encoding thiolase family protein has product MAATAGPQAFLVGGVRTPVGKYGGALSYVRPDDMAALVIREAVNRAGLDPDSIDEVILGNANGAGEENRNVARMATLLAGLPLHIPGITVNRLCSSGLSAIIQASHMIKAGAADIVIAGGVESMSRAPWVQEKPTSAFAKPGQIFDTSIGWRFTNPHFQHGGLSRDGKMTYSMPETAEEVARVDNISREDADAFAVRSHERSLAAIEAGRFKDEIVPVTVKTRKSEHVVDTDEGPRAGTTMDVLANLKPVANGGSVVTAGNSSSLNDGASAIIVASEAAIERLGLKPRARIIDGASAGCEPEIMGIGPVPATQKVLKRSGLSVDDLAAVELNEAFATQSLACIRRLGLEPDIVNLDGGAIALGHPLGSSGARIAITLLGRMEREDAKVGLATMCIGVGQGTAMLLEKV; this is encoded by the coding sequence ATGGCTGCAACCGCAGGTCCGCAAGCTTTCCTTGTAGGCGGGGTACGAACGCCGGTCGGCAAGTACGGCGGCGCCCTGTCGTATGTCCGCCCCGACGATATGGCGGCCCTCGTGATCCGGGAAGCGGTGAACCGCGCGGGCCTCGACCCGGACAGCATCGACGAAGTCATTCTGGGCAACGCCAACGGCGCCGGCGAAGAGAACCGCAACGTGGCCCGGATGGCCACCCTGCTGGCCGGGCTCCCGCTCCACATCCCCGGCATCACCGTCAACCGGCTCTGCTCCTCCGGCCTGAGTGCCATCATCCAAGCCAGCCACATGATCAAGGCCGGGGCTGCGGATATCGTCATCGCCGGTGGCGTGGAATCCATGAGCCGCGCTCCCTGGGTGCAGGAAAAGCCCACCAGCGCCTTCGCCAAGCCGGGCCAGATCTTTGATACCTCCATCGGCTGGCGGTTCACCAACCCGCACTTCCAGCACGGCGGGCTGTCGCGCGACGGCAAAATGACGTACTCCATGCCGGAAACGGCGGAGGAAGTGGCCCGCGTGGACAACATCTCGCGGGAAGACGCAGACGCCTTCGCCGTCCGCTCCCACGAACGTTCCCTCGCCGCCATCGAAGCAGGCCGGTTCAAGGACGAAATTGTCCCGGTCACGGTCAAGACCCGCAAGTCCGAACACGTGGTGGACACGGACGAAGGGCCCAGGGCCGGCACCACCATGGACGTCCTTGCGAACCTGAAACCTGTGGCGAACGGCGGCTCCGTGGTCACCGCCGGCAACTCCTCGTCCCTCAACGACGGCGCCTCGGCCATCATTGTGGCGTCGGAAGCCGCCATTGAACGGCTCGGCCTGAAGCCGCGGGCCCGCATCATCGACGGTGCCTCTGCCGGCTGTGAGCCCGAAATCATGGGGATCGGCCCCGTGCCCGCCACGCAGAAAGTCCTCAAGCGGAGCGGCCTCAGCGTAGATGACCTGGCCGCCGTCGAACTTAATGAAGCCTTTGCCACTCAGTCCCTGGCCTGCATCCGCCGGCTCGGACTGGAACCGGACATTGTGAACCTCGACGGCGGTGCCATTGCACTGGGGCACCCGCTGGGTTCCAGCGGGGCCCGGATCGCTATTACGCTGCTGGGCCGGATGGAGCGTGAGGACGCCAAGGTGGGCCTGGCCACCATGTGCATCGGCGTGGGCCAGGGCACCGCAATGCTGCTGGAGAAGGTCTGA
- a CDS encoding SRPBCC family protein: MDHTTSLTQHIQAPPEKVWSVITDIPGSPATLSGVEAVQLLTDGPYGEGTRWKETRKMLGRSETVEMWVAQADPPRSTTVKAVQGGADYSTRFSLSPRDGGTDLTLTFGAEVLKPTAASGIMMTLFGKIGMAVTRKALAKDLAEIAGKAESL, translated from the coding sequence ATGGACCACACTACAAGCCTCACCCAGCACATCCAGGCGCCACCTGAAAAAGTGTGGTCCGTCATCACGGACATTCCCGGTTCGCCGGCAACACTGTCAGGGGTGGAGGCAGTGCAGCTCCTCACCGACGGCCCCTATGGGGAAGGTACGCGGTGGAAGGAGACCCGGAAAATGCTGGGCCGGTCGGAAACTGTGGAAATGTGGGTGGCCCAGGCCGATCCGCCGCGCAGCACCACGGTAAAGGCCGTCCAGGGTGGGGCGGATTACAGCACGCGGTTCAGCCTTTCCCCGCGTGACGGCGGAACCGACCTTACCCTCACGTTCGGGGCGGAGGTCCTCAAGCCCACCGCCGCAAGCGGCATCATGATGACGCTGTTCGGGAAGATCGGGATGGCGGTCACCCGCAAAGCACTTGCCAAGGACCTGGCGGAGATCGCGGGCAAGGCCGAATCACTGTAG
- a CDS encoding CsbD family protein has translation MGLGDKISNAAEGLGGKAKEAAGNATGNDRLKAEGQADQVKADAKKVGESVKDEFKRD, from the coding sequence ATGGGCCTCGGAGACAAGATCAGTAACGCAGCAGAAGGCCTGGGCGGCAAGGCCAAGGAGGCTGCGGGCAACGCAACCGGCAATGACCGCCTGAAGGCAGAAGGCCAGGCCGACCAGGTCAAGGCGGACGCCAAGAAGGTCGGCGAAAGTGTCAAAGACGAGTTCAAGCGCGACTAA
- a CDS encoding DNA polymerase IV: MLHVDLDQFIAAVEVLRRPELAGKAVIVGGRGDPTERAVVSTASYEARAYGVGSGMPLRVAARKVPDAVILPVDQDAYLAASEKVMSVLRSQPGATVQVLGWDEAFVGVQAEDPEAYARQLQRAVLEETRLHCSVGVGDTLVRAKVATSFGKPAGVFRLTEDNWLDVMGSRPTIELWGVGTKVSRRLATLGIETVADLAASDPDDLVPEFGPKMGPWYAQLGRGDGARTVDDTPWVARGHSRETTFQRDLTESGQIDHAIRDLAARVLEDVAAEGRPVVGLTLKVRYAPFLTKTYARKIPETSDPAEVLARALELVAKIEAGRPIRLLGLRAEMTMPEESRQGHTPTRSGW, from the coding sequence CTGCTGCATGTGGACCTTGACCAGTTCATCGCTGCCGTCGAAGTGCTCCGCCGGCCCGAGCTCGCGGGCAAGGCGGTGATCGTTGGCGGCCGCGGCGATCCGACCGAACGGGCGGTGGTGTCCACGGCGTCCTACGAAGCCAGGGCGTACGGCGTCGGTTCGGGGATGCCGCTGCGCGTTGCCGCACGGAAAGTGCCGGACGCCGTGATCCTGCCCGTCGACCAGGACGCCTACCTCGCTGCGTCCGAAAAAGTCATGTCGGTGCTGCGCTCGCAACCGGGCGCTACGGTCCAGGTGCTCGGCTGGGATGAAGCGTTCGTGGGGGTGCAGGCGGAGGATCCCGAGGCCTACGCCCGGCAACTGCAGCGGGCTGTACTTGAGGAGACCCGGCTGCACTGCAGTGTGGGGGTAGGTGACACCCTGGTCCGCGCCAAGGTAGCGACGTCTTTCGGCAAACCCGCCGGCGTCTTCCGGCTCACGGAAGACAACTGGCTCGATGTCATGGGGAGCCGGCCGACGATTGAGCTGTGGGGTGTGGGAACCAAGGTGTCCCGCCGCCTTGCCACGCTCGGCATCGAAACGGTCGCCGACCTTGCGGCGTCCGATCCTGATGACCTGGTCCCGGAGTTCGGCCCGAAGATGGGTCCCTGGTATGCGCAGCTCGGACGGGGCGACGGCGCGCGGACAGTCGATGACACGCCCTGGGTGGCACGCGGGCACAGCCGGGAGACCACGTTCCAGCGCGACCTGACCGAATCCGGGCAGATTGACCACGCGATCAGGGACTTGGCGGCGCGCGTGCTGGAGGATGTCGCCGCCGAGGGGCGGCCGGTGGTCGGGCTGACGCTCAAGGTCCGCTACGCCCCGTTCCTCACCAAGACCTACGCCCGGAAGATCCCCGAGACTTCCGACCCCGCAGAAGTGCTTGCCCGCGCGCTGGAGCTTGTGGCGAAGATCGAGGCCGGCCGCCCCATCCGGCTCCTCGGGCTGCGGGCCGAAATGACGATGCCCGAAGAGTCCAGGCAGGGGCACACCCCGACGCGCAGCGGATGGTGA